AGCATTTTTGCAAGCTTGCGACAGCTTAGAGCGTACTCTTCCATATACACGGAGCTGATAAGCTCGCCGGGGTGCGGGGGATTGTACATAGTCATTAGTGATAATCCTCGTAGTTTAAAATGTAACCATTTCCGTCTCGGAATTCAAAGGTCAGCCGCCAATTGCCATTGACGGTTATTGACCATAGATCCGCACGGCTTCCTTTAAGTTTGTGCAGCCGGAATCCGGGAAGGTTCACGTCCTCCACTTCCTGAGCCGTATCAATGACCGAAAGTTGGATTCTGAGCCGCTTGGAATGCTTGGCCTGTACTCCGGCTGTTGAGCCGGTGCGGAAAAATTTTTCCAGACCTTTGTGCTTAAATGTTTTGATCATTGTTCTTCATTTGTATGTTGCGCACTGCGCAACGTTTTGTCAAGGGGAGCCGAGGG
This genomic window from Maridesulfovibrio ferrireducens contains:
- a CDS encoding type II toxin-antitoxin system RelE/ParE family toxin, which produces MIKTFKHKGLEKFFRTGSTAGVQAKHSKRLRIQLSVIDTAQEVEDVNLPGFRLHKLKGSRADLWSITVNGNWRLTFEFRDGNGYILNYEDYH